Proteins encoded in a region of the Bacillus sp. T3 genome:
- the rimI gene encoding ribosomal protein S18-alanine N-acetyltransferase, protein MNGSLTFRYMELKDIEDVLKIEHECFTAPWSEEAFINELTHNRFAVYIVIEDGERVIGYCGVWVIVDEAHVTNIAILPEYRGKKLGEALLTKVIEVTKKLGAEKMTLEVRVSNNIAQGLYRKLGFKDGAIRKGYYTDNQEDALVMWVNL, encoded by the coding sequence ATGAATGGATCACTTACCTTCCGATATATGGAATTAAAGGATATCGAGGATGTATTGAAAATTGAACATGAGTGTTTTACTGCACCGTGGAGTGAAGAGGCTTTTATAAATGAGTTAACCCATAATCGATTTGCTGTTTATATTGTGATTGAGGATGGTGAGCGTGTTATTGGGTATTGTGGTGTGTGGGTGATTGTAGATGAAGCCCATGTAACCAATATTGCCATTCTTCCTGAATACCGGGGTAAAAAGCTAGGAGAAGCATTGTTAACAAAGGTTATCGAAGTGACAAAAAAATTAGGTGCAGAGAAAATGACATTAGAGGTTCGTGTAAGCAACAATATTGCACAGGGCTTATACCGTAAGCTTGGGTTTAAAGATGGGGCAATTCGCAAGGGATATTATACAGATAATCAAGAAGATGCTTTAGTGATGTGGGTGAATCTATGA
- the tsaB gene encoding tRNA (adenosine(37)-N6)-threonylcarbamoyltransferase complex dimerization subunit type 1 TsaB, translated as MKVLAIDTSNYVLGIAIIDDQKVIGEYITNVKINHSIRVMPAIERLMKECEVTPSELTKIVVAKGPGSYTGVRIGVSIAKTLAWTLNIPLVGISSLSILAASTARYFQGFVSPVFDARRGQIYTGLYQYENGKISVLEQDQLVLSKDWAQELTGRSEKILFVGNDLPLHRSTFEDTLGNQAAFAEITEHNPRPSELALLGRNLPGEDIHSFVPNYIRLAEAEAKWIEANKEKQ; from the coding sequence ATGAAGGTTTTAGCAATAGATACTTCGAATTATGTTTTGGGGATTGCCATTATCGATGATCAAAAAGTAATCGGTGAGTATATTACAAACGTGAAAATAAATCATTCTATTCGTGTCATGCCTGCGATTGAAAGGCTAATGAAGGAATGTGAAGTTACACCGTCAGAATTAACTAAGATTGTTGTTGCAAAAGGACCTGGTTCTTATACAGGCGTAAGAATAGGGGTATCAATTGCCAAAACGTTGGCTTGGACCTTAAATATCCCATTAGTCGGGATATCAAGCTTAAGTATTCTGGCTGCATCAACAGCCCGTTATTTTCAAGGATTCGTTTCACCAGTTTTTGATGCGAGACGTGGTCAAATCTACACCGGACTTTATCAGTACGAGAATGGTAAAATATCGGTTCTTGAGCAAGATCAACTCGTATTATCCAAAGACTGGGCACAAGAGCTTACAGGGCGCTCTGAGAAGATATTATTTGTTGGAAATGATTTGCCTCTTCATCGTTCGACGTTTGAAGATACATTAGGGAATCAGGCTGCTTTCGCGGAAATAACAGAACATAATCCACGACCATCTGAATTAGCGCTGTTAGGTAGAAACCTACCTGGAGAAGATATTCATTCATTTGTGCCAAACTACATTAGATTAGCGGAAGCAGAAGCGAAATGGATTGAGGCAAATAAAGAAAAGCAATAG
- the tsaE gene encoding tRNA (adenosine(37)-N6)-threonylcarbamoyltransferase complex ATPase subunit type 1 TsaE → MSEYIFISNEPQKTLAFAKQLAERLQPGDVIALEGDLGAGKTTFTKGLAEGLGINKTVNSPTFTIIKEYHGRLPLFHMDVYRVGDTFEDLGFDEYFEGKGVTVVEWAHLIKEQLPENLLTIYLYHQDEQSRKIILEPKGSRYEELCKEIF, encoded by the coding sequence ATGAGTGAATACATTTTTATATCAAATGAACCGCAGAAAACTTTAGCTTTTGCTAAACAGCTTGCAGAAAGACTTCAACCAGGGGACGTCATCGCCCTTGAAGGGGATTTAGGTGCAGGGAAAACAACTTTCACAAAAGGACTTGCCGAAGGTTTAGGCATTAATAAAACAGTTAATAGCCCAACGTTTACTATTATTAAGGAATATCACGGACGATTACCTCTATTTCATATGGATGTTTATCGAGTGGGAGATACATTTGAGGATTTAGGATTTGATGAATATTTTGAAGGAAAAGGTGTAACGGTTGTGGAATGGGCCCATCTTATCAAAGAACAATTGCCGGAAAACCTGTTAACCATTTACCTTTATCATCAAGATGAACAGTCGAGGAAAATAATATTAGAACCAAAGGGATCACGCTACGAGGAACTATGTAAGGAGATTTTTTAA
- a CDS encoding SprT family protein: MDNIKLQELVETISITFFQKPFKHQAMFNPRLRSTGGRYLLGSHNIEVNKKYYELFGEKEIIGIIKHELCHYHLHIEGKGYLHRDSDFKQLLKKVDAPRFCTPLPNQKKKKTIKKIIVYACHNCSQVYKRKRAINTDKYVCGVCKGKLKRVKVLTEG, from the coding sequence TTGGATAATATCAAGCTGCAAGAATTAGTGGAAACCATATCGATAACATTCTTTCAGAAACCTTTCAAGCATCAAGCCATGTTCAATCCAAGATTACGTTCAACTGGAGGACGATATCTTCTGGGCAGTCATAATATTGAAGTCAATAAAAAATACTATGAGTTATTTGGTGAGAAAGAAATAATCGGGATCATCAAGCATGAACTTTGCCACTATCATCTTCATATAGAAGGTAAAGGGTATCTGCATCGGGATTCAGACTTTAAACAGTTGTTAAAAAAAGTAGATGCTCCGCGCTTCTGCACTCCTTTACCTAATCAAAAGAAAAAGAAAACAATCAAAAAAATTATTGTGTACGCTTGTCATAACTGTTCGCAAGTTTATAAGCGGAAAAGAGCGATTAACACTGATAAATATGTTTGTGGGGTATGTAAAGGGAAATTAAAAAGGGTGAAAGTGTTGACAGAGGGATAG
- the cmpA gene encoding cortex morphogenetic protein CmpA, with protein MPTWFQKQMQRAFYEKNSYQIKLLNQCWFLYRKKHRS; from the coding sequence ATGCCGACCTGGTTTCAAAAACAAATGCAAAGAGCATTTTACGAAAAGAATAGTTACCAAATAAAATTATTAAACCAATGTTGGTTTTTATACAGAAAAAAACACCGCTCATAA
- a CDS encoding Tex family protein, protein MVQTIDRQEQYIKMIATEQSLKLNQVRSVINLFSEGNTVPFMARYRKEMTGSLDEVQIRDIIERWQYIQNLEQRKGEVVRLIDEQGKLTPELQVQIEKATKLQEVEDLYRPYKQKRRTKATIAKDKGLEPFAEWMMTFPTTGDIEEKAKEFLSDEKEVIAVEDAVAGAKDIIAEWVSDDPEGRKWIRHQTFKVGIIDATVKDKEKDEKNIYEMYYQYEEPINKIVPHRVLALNRGEKEDILRVSIKPNNEAVLDYLNKKWIENPRAITAKIVTEAVEDGYKRLIQPSIEREIRSELTEKAEEQAIHIFSENLRKLLLQPPLKGKVVLGVDPAYRTGCKLAVVDETGKVLTIDVIYPHPPVSKQKEAKAKFQGILETYNIEMVAIGNGTASRETEQFVVDILKEAKEEIFYLIVNEAGASVYSASDLAREEFPDFKVEERSAVSIARRLQDPLAELVKIDPKSVGVGQYQHDVSQKKLSDSLTFVVETAVNQVGVNVNTASSSLLQYVAGLSKTVANNIIKKREEEGKFTNRTQLKKIPRLGAKTYEQAIGFLRVIDGNEPLDRTGIHPESYKEVKQLLQKLGFKTSDLGNESLKAAISGLDIKRTAEELQIGEFTLRDIVDAIMRPERDPRDELPKPLLKKDVLQLEDLQTGMELQGTVRNVVDFGAFVDIGVKQDGLVHISKLSNRFVKHPLDIVSVGDVVTVWVDGVDAKKGRVSLSMLPPNK, encoded by the coding sequence TTGGTACAAACGATTGATAGACAAGAACAATACATAAAGATGATTGCGACAGAGCAGTCATTAAAGCTAAATCAGGTTCGAAGTGTCATTAACTTATTTAGTGAAGGCAATACCGTTCCGTTCATGGCTCGATATCGAAAGGAAATGACCGGATCGTTAGATGAGGTCCAAATTCGCGACATAATTGAAAGATGGCAGTATATTCAAAATCTAGAGCAGCGAAAAGGCGAAGTGGTTCGTTTAATCGACGAACAAGGAAAGCTGACTCCAGAGCTCCAGGTACAAATAGAAAAGGCGACGAAGCTTCAAGAGGTTGAAGACTTATACCGTCCGTATAAACAAAAACGCCGCACAAAAGCTACGATAGCAAAAGATAAGGGACTTGAGCCATTTGCAGAGTGGATGATGACTTTTCCAACCACCGGAGACATTGAAGAGAAGGCGAAAGAATTCCTGTCTGATGAAAAGGAAGTAATTGCAGTTGAAGATGCTGTTGCTGGAGCGAAAGATATAATAGCAGAATGGGTCTCTGATGATCCTGAAGGACGAAAATGGATTCGCCATCAAACCTTTAAAGTTGGAATCATTGATGCCACTGTTAAAGACAAGGAAAAAGACGAAAAAAACATATACGAAATGTACTATCAATATGAAGAACCTATTAATAAAATCGTTCCACATCGTGTATTAGCGCTAAATCGTGGTGAAAAAGAGGATATTCTCCGTGTTTCAATCAAACCAAATAATGAGGCTGTGCTTGATTATTTAAATAAGAAATGGATAGAAAACCCGCGTGCAATCACGGCCAAGATTGTAACGGAGGCTGTTGAGGATGGTTACAAGCGATTAATCCAGCCATCAATTGAACGAGAAATTCGAAGTGAGCTCACAGAAAAAGCAGAGGAGCAAGCCATTCATATTTTCTCAGAAAACTTACGTAAGCTTTTGCTGCAGCCACCATTAAAAGGGAAGGTTGTGCTCGGAGTAGACCCTGCCTACCGCACAGGCTGTAAGCTTGCCGTTGTCGATGAAACGGGAAAAGTCTTAACGATAGACGTCATCTACCCACATCCACCAGTATCAAAGCAAAAAGAGGCAAAAGCAAAATTCCAAGGAATTTTAGAAACTTATAATATCGAGATGGTCGCGATCGGAAATGGTACAGCCTCTCGTGAAACTGAGCAATTTGTAGTTGATATTCTAAAGGAAGCTAAGGAAGAAATCTTTTATTTGATTGTGAATGAGGCAGGCGCAAGTGTCTATTCTGCATCAGACTTGGCCCGAGAAGAATTTCCGGATTTCAAGGTTGAAGAAAGAAGTGCCGTCTCCATTGCCCGTCGCTTACAGGATCCACTTGCAGAATTAGTAAAAATAGACCCTAAATCTGTAGGTGTTGGTCAGTATCAGCATGACGTATCTCAGAAAAAATTATCGGACTCGTTAACATTCGTTGTTGAAACCGCAGTAAACCAAGTGGGAGTCAATGTAAATACGGCATCATCCTCACTCCTCCAGTATGTTGCTGGGCTTTCAAAGACGGTGGCGAACAATATAATTAAGAAGCGAGAAGAAGAAGGGAAATTTACAAATCGTACTCAGTTGAAGAAAATTCCACGCCTAGGAGCAAAAACGTACGAGCAAGCGATCGGATTCCTTAGAGTCATCGATGGCAACGAACCGCTAGATCGTACAGGGATTCATCCGGAAAGCTATAAAGAGGTAAAGCAGTTGTTACAAAAATTAGGTTTTAAAACATCTGATCTTGGTAATGAAAGTTTAAAAGCAGCAATATCAGGGCTAGATATTAAAAGAACAGCAGAGGAACTTCAAATCGGTGAATTCACTTTACGTGATATTGTTGATGCAATTATGCGACCTGAGCGGGACCCTCGTGATGAATTACCAAAACCACTGTTGAAAAAAGATGTCCTTCAGCTAGAGGATTTGCAAACAGGAATGGAACTTCAAGGAACAGTTCGAAATGTAGTAGATTTTGGAGCATTTGTTGACATAGGGGTTAAACAAGACGGGTTAGTCCATATATCAAAATTAAGCAATCGTTTTGTTAAGCATCCGCTCGATATCGTCTCTGTCGGTGACGTCGTTACAGTCTGGGTGGATGGAGTCGATGCCAAAAAAGGAAGAGTGTCATTGTCGATGCTTCCACCTAATAAATAA
- the ndoA gene encoding type II toxin-antitoxin system endoribonuclease NdoA, which produces MIVKRGDVYFADLSPVVGSEQGGVRPVLVIQNDIGNRFSPTVIVAAITAQIQKAKLPTHVEIDAKRYGFERDSVILLEQIRTIDKQRLTDKITHLDDEMMDKVDDALQVSLGLIEF; this is translated from the coding sequence TTGATTGTCAAACGTGGTGACGTTTATTTTGCAGACCTTTCCCCAGTTGTTGGTTCAGAACAAGGCGGCGTACGTCCTGTGCTTGTCATTCAAAACGACATCGGGAATCGGTTTAGTCCCACAGTCATTGTTGCAGCAATCACCGCTCAAATACAAAAAGCAAAGCTGCCTACCCATGTTGAGATTGACGCGAAGCGTTACGGTTTTGAACGAGACTCGGTCATATTATTGGAACAGATTCGTACAATTGATAAACAACGTTTAACCGATAAAATTACCCATCTCGATGATGAAATGATGGATAAAGTGGATGATGCTTTACAGGTAAGTTTGGGGCTCATTGAATTTTAG
- a CDS encoding CopG family ribbon-helix-helix protein → MSESSATTEIMVKLPQHLLTELDGFVKQENVNRSEFIYQATKMYLRERKKRQIRESMRRGYMEMAKINLTIASEAFQAEYEAEHTVERLVSGG, encoded by the coding sequence GTGTCTGAATCCAGCGCAACAACTGAGATAATGGTAAAATTACCGCAACATCTTTTAACCGAGTTGGATGGTTTTGTCAAACAGGAAAACGTAAATCGTAGTGAATTTATTTATCAAGCAACGAAAATGTACCTTCGCGAACGGAAAAAAAGGCAGATTCGTGAGTCGATGAGACGCGGCTATATGGAAATGGCCAAGATTAATCTAACGATTGCTTCGGAAGCGTTTCAAGCAGAATATGAGGCAGAACACACAGTAGAACGCCTAGTAAGCGGAGGGTAA
- the alr gene encoding alanine racemase gives MEVEEQGTFYRDTWVEIDLDRVSYNVSGLKDHLPGEVEIIAVVKANAYGHGDVQIANTALKAGASYLAVAFIDEALSLRKKGITAPILVLGASRPQDVAVASDHNLTLTIFQLDWFKEAQGYLSKNQTLKVHMKFDTGMGRIGLREDHELITLEKMINNDPRFILEGVFTHFSTADELDTSYFYQQLARFQEMLSLLKERPKYVHTSNSAASFRFKEANFNAVRMGISMYGLTPSLEMESLLPYPLKEAFSLHSKLVHVKKLQKGDKVSYGATYEAKEEEWIGTIPIGYADGWIRKLHGQEVLINGVRMPLVGRICMDQCMIKLSEELPIGTHVTLIGEQGDDVISINEIAKRAETINYEIPCIISIRVPRLYKQNGKVIEVNNKITKD, from the coding sequence ATGGAAGTGGAAGAGCAAGGAACTTTTTACCGGGATACTTGGGTTGAGATCGACCTGGACCGAGTTTCTTACAATGTAAGTGGGTTAAAAGATCATTTGCCAGGTGAAGTAGAAATCATTGCTGTCGTAAAGGCAAATGCCTATGGTCATGGTGATGTGCAAATAGCCAATACGGCATTAAAGGCGGGTGCTAGTTATTTGGCTGTTGCCTTTATAGATGAAGCACTTTCCTTAAGGAAAAAAGGGATTACAGCTCCGATTCTGGTGCTAGGTGCAAGCAGACCGCAAGATGTGGCTGTAGCTTCAGACCATAATCTAACGTTAACGATCTTTCAATTAGATTGGTTTAAAGAAGCTCAAGGGTATTTAAGTAAAAATCAGACCTTAAAGGTCCATATGAAGTTTGATACTGGTATGGGAAGAATTGGCCTTCGTGAAGATCATGAACTTATCACGCTAGAAAAAATGATTAACAATGATCCAAGGTTTATTTTAGAAGGGGTATTTACACACTTTTCAACAGCAGACGAATTGGATACAAGCTATTTTTATCAGCAGTTAGCAAGATTTCAAGAGATGTTATCATTGCTAAAAGAACGACCAAAATATGTCCACACAAGTAATAGTGCGGCATCCTTTAGATTTAAAGAAGCAAATTTTAATGCTGTACGTATGGGGATCTCCATGTATGGGTTAACCCCATCACTAGAGATGGAGTCGTTACTGCCATATCCATTAAAAGAAGCCTTTTCATTACACTCTAAACTAGTACATGTAAAAAAACTGCAAAAGGGCGATAAAGTAAGCTATGGTGCTACCTATGAAGCGAAAGAAGAAGAATGGATCGGGACCATTCCAATTGGCTATGCTGACGGCTGGATTCGCAAGCTTCATGGTCAAGAGGTACTGATAAATGGCGTCAGAATGCCCCTTGTGGGTCGAATTTGCATGGATCAATGCATGATTAAACTGTCAGAGGAATTACCAATTGGAACGCATGTTACTTTAATTGGAGAACAAGGGGACGATGTCATTTCGATTAATGAAATCGCCAAGCGGGCCGAAACAATCAATTATGAGATCCCGTGTATCATTAGCATTCGTGTTCCACGCCTTTATAAGCAAAATGGTAAAGTTATCGAAGTAAATAATAAAATTACAAAAGACTAA